CGAGTTCCTTACGCGCGGCGAAACTGCTGTCGAGTCCGAGGAGTTTGAGCAAATCAACGATGGACGAGCGCCAATTCAGCCGCTGCGGATTGGCGGCCGCCATCGCGGAAAGCTTGCCCATGACATCGACAACCGTGATGGCTGTCGGAGTTGGCGGTAGCGGCGGGGCTGACGGTGCGGTGGGAGTAGGAATCGGCGCCGGGGTCGGTTCTACCGTAGGGCTCTTCATGCCCAATTTCTCCAAGAT
This genomic interval from Candidatus Zixiibacteriota bacterium contains the following:
- a CDS encoding DUF3597 domain-containing protein is translated as MSIFGKILEKLGMKSPTVEPTPAPIPTPTAPSAPPLPPTPTAITVVDVMGKLSAMAAANPQRLNWRSSIVDLLKLLGLDSSFAARKELAVELGCPAEKMGDSAQMNMWLHKTVLQKLADNGGNIPKELLD